In uncultured Draconibacterium sp., one genomic interval encodes:
- a CDS encoding SusC/RagA family TonB-linked outer membrane protein produces MKLSLFLILISLVSASASVYSQSVRIDMELHDASLENVFQSIQDQTEFDIFYKNEHLPRYKKVDAVYAKATIEHVLDDVLIGTGLKYRVLNKDIVITKDNSGNGSDMESQQKTVRGVITDNDGIPLPGVTIVVKGTTNGTVTNLEGEYTLGNVPEDAVLQFSFVGMQTREIEVGTQTEVNVTMLSDAIDVGEVVVVGYGTLEKKEVTSSITTVKSTDLIPGGSGNPLIGMQGKVTGLSIQSTNGTSPNASTSVQLRGVASVLAGQGPLIVIDGVPGGSLNSVSREDIESIDVLKDASAGAIYGTRAAGGVILITTKSAKAGKIRMTYTSEFTTETIRRKPEVLSAEEFVANDLGTDYGSSTDWYNEVTVDNPFSQRHHINLSGGSETSRIYATFLASDQEGIAIGDKREEMGGRINANFTIMDGFAEIIAHADYRKTNSDRSHNGIFNQALKLNPTQPAYDDTQVHGLNVWTGGWDYYNPVADIKLRTDQGHSTNFLGDVTLKLNITDNLSTQAMIAHRANEYRDILYYSAQHKESLDNARAGHARQAYGRNMDKTFEWLAKYINTFGEHSINAVAGYSFQEFNADGFNMENYDFPVDGIEAWDMGKGTFLSEGKAGMGSWKDPRERLIAFFGRANYTFREKYILSLSGRYEGSSKFFTDNQWGFFPAVSAGWRISDESFMENVDAVSDLKIRGGYGVTGNQSFAPGAATRMYASDTWWLVDDEWIYTYGSAHNQNKNLQWEEKKEFNVGVDFGFFDNKLTGKVDLYDRKVDKMIYDISVSVPPAVHDKTTMNVGSLRNKGWEAELNYDAVNSANWDYSTTFRISHNKSTLESLWGSQTYWDRVGFPAPGSPGNAVRLFPGQDIGKFYVWRFAGFTDEGNWMLYDKDGNAFDVTQQTKTNDDKEFVGNAIPKVQMSWNNTVGFKNWELEAFFTSWLGHDVFNTIDMYYGLPNVEEQNVLADAFEKNKDVTGEKELCDYWIEDADFIKLKALTLRYRFDTRNINWLQNANIYVTGRDLFTITSYSGMDPESNINGLDPGFEWHDNTYPRTRTWTLGVQLTF; encoded by the coding sequence ATTTGACATCTTTTACAAAAACGAGCATCTGCCCCGATATAAAAAGGTTGATGCCGTATATGCCAAAGCTACTATTGAGCATGTATTAGACGATGTTCTTATTGGTACCGGATTGAAATACAGAGTGCTTAATAAAGACATTGTTATAACAAAGGACAACTCCGGAAATGGCAGTGATATGGAATCGCAGCAGAAAACCGTTCGTGGGGTAATTACCGACAACGATGGAATTCCACTGCCCGGGGTAACAATTGTTGTGAAAGGAACTACCAATGGAACAGTAACTAACTTGGAAGGAGAGTACACGTTAGGAAACGTTCCGGAGGATGCTGTATTGCAGTTCTCGTTTGTTGGAATGCAAACCCGGGAAATTGAAGTTGGAACTCAAACCGAAGTAAATGTAACCATGCTTTCCGATGCAATTGACGTTGGTGAAGTAGTTGTAGTAGGTTATGGTACTTTGGAGAAGAAAGAAGTAACCAGTTCTATTACTACAGTAAAATCGACAGACCTGATTCCGGGTGGATCCGGAAATCCACTTATCGGTATGCAGGGAAAAGTTACCGGTTTAAGTATTCAGTCGACTAACGGAACCAGCCCGAATGCTTCGACATCAGTGCAATTGCGTGGTGTGGCATCGGTTTTGGCCGGACAGGGACCACTTATTGTAATCGACGGTGTTCCCGGAGGTAGCTTAAACTCGGTAAGCCGCGAAGATATTGAGTCGATCGATGTTTTGAAAGATGCATCGGCAGGAGCAATTTATGGTACACGTGCTGCAGGTGGTGTAATTCTTATTACGACCAAATCGGCAAAAGCCGGAAAAATTCGAATGACTTATACATCTGAGTTTACTACCGAAACCATTCGCCGTAAACCGGAAGTTTTAAGCGCCGAAGAATTTGTTGCTAACGATTTGGGAACTGATTATGGAAGTTCTACTGATTGGTACAACGAAGTAACTGTTGACAATCCTTTTAGCCAGCGTCATCATATTAATTTAAGTGGTGGTTCTGAAACTTCTCGTATTTATGCCACGTTTCTGGCATCCGATCAGGAAGGTATTGCCATTGGCGATAAAAGAGAAGAAATGGGCGGACGTATTAATGCCAACTTTACAATAATGGATGGTTTTGCTGAGATTATTGCACATGCTGATTACCGCAAAACAAACAGCGATCGTTCACACAATGGCATTTTTAATCAGGCTTTGAAGCTGAATCCTACACAACCGGCTTACGACGATACACAAGTTCATGGCCTTAATGTATGGACCGGAGGTTGGGATTATTACAATCCCGTGGCTGATATTAAATTGCGCACCGACCAGGGACACTCTACCAATTTCCTTGGTGATGTGACATTAAAACTTAACATTACCGATAATTTGAGTACCCAGGCAATGATTGCGCATCGTGCCAACGAATACCGCGATATTTTATACTATTCGGCACAACATAAAGAATCGTTGGATAATGCCCGGGCCGGTCATGCCCGTCAGGCATACGGACGAAATATGGATAAAACTTTCGAATGGTTGGCAAAATACATTAACACTTTTGGAGAGCATTCAATTAACGCAGTGGCAGGTTATAGTTTCCAGGAGTTTAATGCGGACGGTTTTAACATGGAGAACTATGATTTTCCGGTTGACGGTATCGAAGCATGGGATATGGGAAAAGGTACATTTTTGTCGGAAGGAAAGGCTGGAATGGGATCGTGGAAAGATCCTCGCGAGAGATTGATCGCATTCTTCGGTCGTGCCAACTATACATTCCGCGAAAAATATATTCTTTCGCTTAGTGGACGTTACGAAGGTTCTTCGAAATTTTTCACAGATAATCAGTGGGGATTTTTTCCAGCAGTATCTGCCGGGTGGCGCATCAGCGATGAGTCGTTTATGGAAAATGTGGATGCTGTTAGCGACTTAAAAATACGTGGTGGCTATGGTGTTACCGGTAACCAAAGTTTTGCTCCGGGTGCAGCAACACGTATGTATGCTTCAGATACCTGGTGGTTGGTCGACGATGAATGGATTTATACCTATGGCTCGGCACACAACCAAAATAAAAACCTGCAATGGGAAGAGAAAAAAGAATTTAACGTTGGAGTTGACTTTGGATTCTTTGACAACAAATTAACAGGTAAGGTCGATTTATACGATCGTAAGGTGGATAAAATGATCTACGACATTTCTGTTTCAGTGCCACCTGCAGTACACGACAAAACAACAATGAATGTTGGTAGTTTACGAAACAAAGGTTGGGAAGCTGAGCTTAATTACGATGCTGTAAACTCTGCTAACTGGGATTATTCAACCACATTCCGTATTTCACACAATAAATCTACTCTGGAGTCGCTTTGGGGCAGTCAAACCTATTGGGATAGGGTAGGATTTCCTGCACCTGGCTCTCCGGGTAATGCGGTTCGTTTATTTCCCGGACAAGACATTGGTAAGTTTTACGTATGGCGTTTTGCCGGATTCACCGATGAAGGAAACTGGATGTTATACGATAAAGACGGAAACGCCTTTGATGTTACCCAGCAAACAAAAACGAACGACGACAAAGAATTCGTAGGAAATGCAATACCAAAAGTTCAAATGTCGTGGAACAACACAGTTGGCTTTAAAAACTGGGAACTGGAAGCCTTTTTTACCAGTTGGTTAGGACACGATGTATTTAATACAATTGATATGTACTACGGGTTGCCAAATGTTGAAGAGCAAAACGTTTTGGCTGATGCATTTGAGAAAAATAAAGATGTAACCGGCGAGAAAGAGCTTTGTGATTACTGGATCGAAGATGCCGATTTCATTAAGCTGAAAGCCTTAACCCTGCGTTATCGTTTTGATACCCGAAACATCAATTGGTTGCAAAATGCCAATATTTATGTTACCGGTAGAGATCTGTTTACCATCACGTCTTATTCGGGAATGGATCCGGAGTCGAACATCAATGGTTTGGACCCTGGCTTCGAGTGGCACGACAATACTTATCCACGTACCCGTACATGGACATTGGGAGTTCAATTAACTTTTTAA
- a CDS encoding RagB/SusD family nutrient uptake outer membrane protein: MKIKSYSLLLIILLFSGVACTDLEEVWYSAVVPETFFKTEQDVKAALYRSFTHARWYIQEDRWQLQEMTADQFAITTKGPHWYNGGENYRYHYHEWTVNDGWIWGTWRGTLMGVALALDTKQDLEKLDYSTVGLTEEDKASHVMQLQTLIAYFYLRGLDYFGGLPIFTSNEGENIPRSTDKETFDHIESLLLEAIPQLPKKVAGEKEEGALRRGAAAAMLAQLYFNAESYIGESRFSECATICQAIINGDYGDYELDPTWFGPLGFYNNVSPEVIWSAPSEFNKLQYDWMWNRFYHYETYKYFGLDGGAWNGHHLQPSRKPTGDIYTEFKLGKPYEKFDDGDLRKMPYLYKGGGKYEGMFLVGDQISPYGTSYGTQEYKNEVISFVDMVATFKKVGDEYPDIASLPSTMADGEENTGIRLVKAPMPNLADESLRWGADNVIIRLAEVYYMLAECNLRAGDKQAAADLINEVRERNFEAGNDPNPVTAANLDEYRMLDEWGVEFIGEGRRRTDLIRWNKFVNDEWWDHEASNSEHLRRFPVPQNALSGNNALEQNPGYN; the protein is encoded by the coding sequence ATGAAAATTAAATCATATAGTTTACTACTCATTATATTATTGTTTTCCGGTGTGGCCTGTACCGATTTGGAAGAAGTTTGGTACTCGGCAGTTGTTCCGGAAACATTCTTTAAAACAGAGCAGGATGTAAAAGCCGCTTTGTACCGTTCTTTTACCCACGCTCGTTGGTACATTCAGGAAGACAGATGGCAGTTGCAGGAAATGACTGCCGACCAGTTTGCAATTACCACTAAAGGTCCTCACTGGTATAACGGAGGCGAAAACTACCGTTATCATTATCACGAATGGACCGTTAACGACGGTTGGATTTGGGGAACATGGCGAGGAACGCTTATGGGGGTTGCATTGGCGCTGGATACCAAACAAGACCTTGAAAAACTCGACTACAGCACTGTTGGTTTAACAGAGGAAGATAAAGCGTCGCACGTGATGCAGTTACAAACGCTGATTGCTTATTTCTATTTACGTGGCCTTGATTATTTTGGCGGACTTCCGATTTTTACTTCAAACGAAGGAGAGAATATTCCGAGAAGTACCGATAAAGAAACTTTTGATCACATTGAAAGTTTGTTGTTGGAAGCTATTCCCCAATTACCTAAAAAGGTTGCCGGAGAAAAAGAAGAAGGCGCACTTCGCAGGGGCGCAGCTGCAGCCATGCTGGCACAGTTGTATTTTAATGCTGAATCGTATATTGGTGAAAGCCGCTTTTCAGAGTGTGCAACAATTTGCCAGGCAATCATTAATGGAGATTATGGCGATTATGAGCTAGATCCAACATGGTTTGGTCCTCTTGGTTTCTACAATAATGTATCACCTGAGGTAATTTGGTCGGCTCCTTCGGAGTTTAACAAACTTCAGTACGATTGGATGTGGAACCGTTTCTACCACTACGAAACATACAAATATTTTGGTCTGGATGGCGGTGCCTGGAACGGACATCACCTGCAACCATCGCGTAAACCAACCGGCGACATTTATACCGAATTCAAATTGGGCAAGCCTTACGAAAAATTCGACGATGGCGATTTACGTAAAATGCCTTACTTGTATAAAGGTGGTGGTAAATACGAAGGAATGTTCCTGGTTGGCGATCAAATAAGCCCATACGGAACTTCGTACGGAACACAGGAATACAAAAATGAAGTGATTTCGTTTGTTGATATGGTAGCCACTTTCAAAAAAGTGGGCGACGAATATCCTGATATCGCATCGTTGCCGTCGACTATGGCTGACGGAGAGGAAAATACCGGAATTCGCCTGGTAAAAGCTCCAATGCCAAACCTGGCTGATGAATCGTTGCGCTGGGGCGCTGATAATGTAATTATTCGTTTGGCTGAAGTTTATTACATGCTGGCCGAATGTAATCTCCGTGCAGGAGATAAGCAGGCAGCAGCTGATTTAATCAATGAGGTTCGCGAACGTAACTTTGAAGCTGGTAATGATCCAAATCCTGTTACCGCAGCAAATTTGGATGAATACAGAATGCTTGATGAGTGGGGTGTTGAATTTATTGGAGAAGGCCGCCGTCGTACCGATTTAATCCGTTGGAATAAATTTGTAAATGACGAATGGTGGGATCATGAAGCTTCAAATTCAGAGCATTTACGTCGTTTCCCTGTGCCTCAGAATGCACTTTCCGGTAATAACGCATTAGAACAAAATCCGGGTTACAACTAA
- a CDS encoding Gfo/Idh/MocA family oxidoreductase: protein MQNRRNFLATIGTIAAGAVVSNPLKAAVLSKGEKLKLVLVGTGIRGNSFWGKRLVEEYGDILEFVALVDINPGRVKYAADYIGVGKDCKTYTDFDEMIGEQSPDLIIVTTPDATHHQYIIKGLENGVDVLTEKPLTTDEDKCQEILDAERRYKRKVIVGFNYRWSPYNTKIKELLMKNTIGKLVSVDFSWMLNTSHGASYFRRWHGQREWSGTLLIHKATHHFDLLNWWIDSDPDEVYAKGDLEFYGNRRDKSGVNCRSCDEKDTCPFFWDITKSQTEYNLYAKHEQYDGYIRDNCLFRPEINIYDKMNVNVKYANNVYLNYMLTTYSPWEGWRVAFNGTEGRIEAFLDVPYLEDVQISQEDMHRAEMDQSGNQDQINKPIILHKLWGEQEIINVGYSRGGHGGGDERLHDHIFRTPDAEDEYQHLAGTRDGAMSIMVGTAARNSIESGMPVKVGSLTTLKPRAKRLT, encoded by the coding sequence ATGCAAAACAGACGAAACTTTCTGGCCACAATTGGCACCATTGCGGCAGGTGCCGTTGTCTCCAATCCATTAAAAGCAGCTGTTCTTTCCAAAGGCGAAAAGCTAAAACTGGTTTTAGTGGGCACCGGAATACGTGGAAACAGTTTTTGGGGAAAACGACTGGTTGAAGAATACGGCGATATCCTCGAATTTGTGGCGCTGGTAGATATTAATCCCGGGCGGGTAAAATATGCCGCTGATTATATCGGAGTTGGTAAGGACTGCAAAACTTACACCGATTTTGATGAGATGATCGGGGAGCAATCGCCCGATTTAATCATTGTAACAACGCCTGATGCTACACATCATCAGTATATTATTAAAGGTTTGGAAAATGGTGTTGATGTGCTTACTGAAAAACCACTTACCACCGATGAAGATAAGTGTCAGGAAATATTGGACGCTGAGCGAAGGTACAAACGCAAAGTAATAGTTGGTTTTAATTATCGCTGGAGTCCCTACAATACCAAAATCAAGGAATTGCTGATGAAGAATACCATTGGTAAACTGGTTTCGGTCGATTTTTCGTGGATGCTGAATACCAGCCATGGAGCTTCGTATTTTCGTCGTTGGCATGGTCAGCGTGAGTGGAGCGGAACCTTGTTGATTCACAAAGCCACCCACCATTTCGACTTGTTAAACTGGTGGATCGACTCCGATCCGGATGAAGTTTATGCGAAAGGCGATCTGGAGTTTTATGGCAACCGACGTGATAAAAGTGGTGTGAATTGCCGGTCGTGTGATGAAAAGGATACATGTCCGTTTTTCTGGGATATCACGAAAAGTCAGACAGAATACAATCTGTACGCCAAACACGAACAGTACGATGGTTATATCCGCGATAACTGTTTGTTCCGGCCCGAGATCAACATTTACGATAAAATGAATGTGAATGTGAAATACGCCAACAATGTATACCTGAATTACATGCTAACAACCTACTCGCCGTGGGAAGGCTGGCGCGTTGCGTTTAACGGCACCGAAGGCCGTATTGAGGCATTTTTGGATGTGCCTTACCTGGAAGATGTGCAAATATCGCAGGAAGACATGCACCGGGCAGAGATGGATCAGAGCGGAAATCAGGACCAGATTAATAAGCCGATAATTTTGCATAAATTATGGGGCGAGCAGGAAATTATAAATGTTGGTTACAGTCGTGGCGGACACGGTGGAGGAGACGAACGATTACACGATCACATATTCAGAACACCCGATGCCGAGGATGAATATCAGCACCTGGCCGGAACACGCGATGGAGCCATGTCGATTATGGTTGGTACCGCTGCACGAAACAGTATCGAATCGGGGATGCCTGTTAAAGTTGGTAGTTTAACCACGCTGAAACCGCGGGCAAAACGATTAACGTAA
- the nhaC gene encoding Na+/H+ antiporter NhaC, with the protein MTTKREASLFLALLPILILIGLLTLNVLLFDDTLSGANQVALMLAAAIAGLVAHRLGFSWDRISSKIVSTIGSAMPSILILLLIGSLAGTWLISGVVPAMIYYGLDIISPKMFLFTAVVVSAIVSVATGSSWSTIATIGIALLGIGKAIGIDEAIVAGAIISGAYFGDKMSPLSDTTNLAPAMAGTDLFTHIKYMTLTTVPTMTITLVIFLIMGFNYDFSNATINVEDVKLAIDATFNTSPLLFLVPVILITVIILKVPPLPSLLIGTLLGGLFAIIFQPDIINAIAGNVNNYGTASYYSVMQAMFGDVSLTTSNANVNELLSTSGMRGMLDTVWLILSAMVFGGVMESAGLLKRITQPIIKYAKSTGSLVASTVGTCIFFNTTASDQYIALVVPGRMYRKAYEDKGLKPELLSRTLEDSGTITSVLIPWNTCGATQSRVLGVDTWSYAPYAFFNIISPIMTILFAYLNIKIRRFAKGEKPSEVKED; encoded by the coding sequence ATGACAACAAAACGCGAAGCATCACTTTTTCTGGCATTGTTGCCTATTCTTATTTTAATCGGTCTGTTAACCCTTAACGTATTACTTTTTGACGATACTTTATCTGGCGCCAACCAGGTTGCGTTGATGCTAGCAGCTGCTATAGCCGGCCTTGTTGCCCATCGTTTAGGTTTTAGCTGGGACAGAATCAGCAGTAAAATCGTTTCAACAATCGGTTCAGCAATGCCTTCCATTTTAATTCTGCTGTTGATTGGTTCGCTGGCAGGAACCTGGCTGATCAGCGGTGTTGTTCCGGCAATGATTTATTACGGATTAGATATTATCAGCCCGAAAATGTTTTTGTTTACGGCAGTTGTGGTGAGTGCGATTGTTAGTGTGGCCACCGGGAGTTCGTGGTCGACCATTGCCACCATTGGAATTGCGTTGCTTGGCATTGGGAAAGCCATTGGAATTGACGAAGCAATTGTTGCCGGAGCTATCATCAGTGGCGCATATTTTGGCGATAAAATGAGCCCCTTGAGCGACACCACAAATCTTGCACCTGCAATGGCCGGTACCGATTTGTTTACCCATATAAAATACATGACCTTAACCACGGTACCAACGATGACAATTACCCTGGTTATTTTCCTGATCATGGGTTTTAACTACGATTTTTCAAATGCCACTATAAATGTAGAGGATGTTAAACTAGCCATCGACGCTACTTTTAATACCAGCCCGCTATTATTCCTGGTACCGGTAATTCTGATTACCGTAATCATATTAAAAGTACCGCCACTTCCATCCTTGTTAATCGGAACTTTATTGGGCGGTTTGTTTGCCATCATTTTTCAACCCGATATTATAAATGCTATAGCAGGTAATGTAAACAACTACGGAACTGCATCGTATTATTCGGTTATGCAGGCTATGTTTGGCGATGTTAGCTTAACTACTTCGAATGCCAATGTAAACGAATTGCTGAGCACATCGGGAATGCGCGGAATGCTCGACACCGTTTGGCTGATACTTTCGGCAATGGTTTTTGGTGGCGTAATGGAATCGGCAGGTTTACTGAAACGAATTACACAGCCAATTATAAAATATGCCAAAAGCACCGGAAGTCTGGTGGCATCAACCGTTGGAACCTGTATCTTTTTCAATACCACGGCTTCCGACCAGTATATTGCGTTGGTAGTTCCGGGCCGGATGTACCGAAAGGCCTATGAGGACAAAGGTTTAAAGCCGGAACTACTGAGCCGTACGCTGGAAGACAGCGGAACAATTACCTCAGTGCTTATCCCGTGGAATACCTGTGGCGCAACACAATCAAGGGTGCTTGGTGTTGATACGTGGTCGTATGCACCTTATGCCTTTTTTAATATTATTAGTCCGATAATGACCATACTTTTTGCTTACCTGAATATTAAAATCAGGCGATTTGCAAAAGGCGAAAAACCTTCGGAAGTAAAAGAAGACTAA
- a CDS encoding M20/M25/M40 family metallo-hydrolase, with amino-acid sequence MKKISLLLILFISGHLVFAQNEVEKGLEAISMESIKGQLEFLASDWTEGRAVGTKGAYLAADYIASMFQTYGVQPFGDVAYTQPSRSERMAGARPELYHTYFQNFGLIEYEPGEEQLFSVVTSKPGSESSMDFGFKTDFYVQTGTVGQKVQAPLVFAGYGYSDEDKTYDDLKKIDVEGKIVVILRGYPGHGDTTSVAYKKYKPEGRYAEYYLERDKMKDLQDAGALAVIYISPDANPMMGWSENNVYRDNGGFNESDKRPNPYYENRMSLPGKEIGGNLSTFTVSSRVVNEILSGSGIDIEKFEEQAATDLEPASKVLSGKSVAFKTTVNSKVVNARNVVGYIEGENKDEFIVVGGHYDHLGKVDGIIYNGADDNASGTVGVMEIAKAFMATGKKPEKSIVFAAWTGEEKGLFGSNYFVRDAKEKDMNVVLNLNYDMIARNPEGDTLGNQAHMVYTEANTVIGETTKKNIEDFDINLDLELRPSERPGGGSDHAPFAEEDIPIFYFMAAMHPDYHQPSDELSKINWEKMQNIIKVGFLNTWKFANSDDWKKTTVKPEAEVETE; translated from the coding sequence ATGAAAAAAATTTCTTTACTCTTAATTTTGTTTATTTCCGGGCATTTAGTATTTGCCCAAAATGAGGTTGAAAAAGGTCTGGAAGCAATCTCCATGGAGTCGATAAAAGGACAACTGGAGTTTCTGGCATCCGACTGGACCGAAGGCCGCGCGGTAGGAACAAAAGGCGCTTATTTGGCTGCCGATTACATTGCATCGATGTTTCAAACCTATGGAGTTCAGCCATTTGGCGATGTAGCCTATACGCAACCTTCGCGAAGTGAACGTATGGCCGGAGCAAGACCTGAACTGTACCATACTTATTTTCAGAATTTTGGCCTTATTGAATACGAACCCGGAGAAGAGCAGTTGTTTTCGGTTGTTACCAGCAAACCGGGAAGCGAAAGTTCGATGGATTTTGGTTTTAAAACCGATTTTTATGTACAAACGGGAACGGTTGGTCAAAAAGTTCAGGCTCCGCTGGTTTTTGCCGGTTATGGCTACTCTGACGAAGATAAAACCTACGATGATTTGAAAAAAATTGATGTCGAAGGAAAGATTGTTGTTATTCTGCGAGGTTATCCGGGTCATGGAGATACAACATCAGTGGCTTATAAAAAGTATAAACCTGAAGGACGTTACGCAGAATATTACCTTGAGCGTGATAAAATGAAGGATTTACAGGATGCAGGTGCGTTGGCAGTAATCTACATAAGCCCGGATGCAAACCCGATGATGGGATGGTCAGAAAACAACGTTTACAGAGATAATGGTGGTTTTAACGAAAGTGATAAACGGCCAAACCCGTATTATGAAAACAGAATGTCGTTACCCGGAAAAGAAATTGGTGGAAACTTGTCAACTTTTACGGTTTCTTCACGTGTTGTCAACGAAATTTTGTCGGGATCGGGCATTGACATTGAAAAATTTGAAGAGCAGGCGGCTACTGATTTGGAACCTGCATCGAAAGTTCTTAGCGGAAAATCGGTGGCTTTCAAAACTACTGTTAATTCAAAAGTTGTAAATGCCCGAAATGTAGTGGGATATATCGAAGGCGAAAACAAAGATGAGTTTATTGTTGTTGGCGGCCACTACGATCATTTGGGTAAAGTGGATGGCATTATTTACAACGGAGCCGACGATAACGCATCGGGTACGGTTGGTGTTATGGAAATTGCCAAGGCTTTTATGGCTACCGGTAAAAAACCTGAAAAATCGATTGTATTCGCAGCATGGACGGGCGAAGAGAAGGGATTGTTCGGATCGAATTATTTTGTTCGCGACGCAAAAGAAAAGGATATGAATGTGGTGCTGAATTTGAACTATGATATGATTGCAAGAAATCCTGAAGGCGATACTTTGGGCAACCAGGCACACATGGTTTATACGGAAGCAAACACCGTAATTGGCGAAACCACCAAAAAGAATATTGAAGATTTTGATATTAATCTGGATCTTGAGTTGCGTCCGTCGGAGCGTCCCGGTGGTGGTAGCGATCATGCACCATTTGCTGAAGAAGACATTCCGATCTTCTACTTTATGGCAGCTATGCACCCCGATTATCATCAACCATCCGATGAGTTGAGCAAAATTAACTGGGAGAAAATGCAGAACATTATTAAAGTTGGATTCCTGAATACCTGGAAATTCGCCAACAGCGATGACTGGAAAAAAACAACAGTAAAACCAGAAGCTGAAGTGGAAACTGAATAA
- a CDS encoding alpha-amylase family glycosyl hydrolase, whose translation MINPDTSFIKKIESRLKFIYKDKFDKTILADLIHVISSYQINSSKGRKWNEKDVVLITYGDSIKTDDEAPLQTLRAFLNEKLNEQLSVVHILPFFPYSSDDGFSVIDFREVNPELGDWRDIEDLTKDFDLMADLVINHASSKSQWFKNFLKQHGKGKDYFITEDPETDLSQVTRPRSTPLLTPYETANGTQHVWTTFSADQVDLNFSNPDLLVEMMDILLGYIDKGARIIRLDAIAFLWKVVGTTCLHLPETHEVVKLMRDVAEFINPNTIILTETNVPNKENLSYFGDGDEAHMVYQFSLPPLLLHALHTGNSSYLTTWAKSLPQLDGDKTFFNFTASHDGIGVRPLEGLLPDNEKNTLVENMKGFGGMVNYKSNPDGSQSPYELNITYFDALKGTHKGEDDLQAERFLASQICMMSLAGVPAFYIHSLTATPNYYEGVEKTQHNRTINRRKWQLDELEDVLNSDTPQKKVFESLQQLILLRKKQVAFHPNAGQEILDFGSDLFVLKREAKDQQILVIINLSDEEKEIDIPDAFTLDLISDSAVDSGTLTAYQCLWLVKS comes from the coding sequence ATGATTAATCCCGATACTTCTTTCATCAAAAAAATTGAGAGTCGGCTTAAATTTATTTACAAGGATAAGTTTGATAAAACAATTCTTGCCGATTTGATACACGTCATTTCATCGTACCAGATCAACTCCTCAAAAGGCCGGAAATGGAATGAAAAGGATGTGGTTTTGATCACTTACGGCGACAGCATAAAAACGGACGATGAAGCTCCTTTGCAAACATTGCGCGCTTTTTTGAACGAAAAGCTGAACGAACAATTAAGCGTTGTACATATTTTGCCATTTTTCCCATACAGCAGCGACGATGGATTTTCAGTGATCGATTTCAGAGAGGTGAATCCTGAACTGGGCGACTGGCGCGACATTGAAGACCTGACAAAGGATTTCGATCTGATGGCTGATTTGGTGATCAATCATGCATCGAGCAAAAGCCAGTGGTTTAAAAACTTTTTAAAGCAGCACGGAAAAGGCAAAGACTATTTTATTACCGAAGATCCGGAAACAGATCTTTCGCAGGTAACTCGTCCGCGGAGTACTCCCCTTTTAACTCCTTATGAAACGGCAAATGGCACCCAACATGTTTGGACAACTTTTAGCGCCGATCAGGTGGATTTGAATTTCTCGAATCCCGATTTGCTGGTTGAAATGATGGACATCCTGCTTGGTTACATCGATAAAGGAGCACGAATTATCCGCCTTGATGCGATAGCGTTTTTATGGAAAGTAGTTGGAACCACCTGTTTGCATTTGCCGGAAACACACGAAGTAGTAAAATTAATGCGCGATGTAGCCGAATTTATCAATCCGAATACGATTATATTGACCGAAACCAATGTGCCTAATAAAGAAAATCTGAGCTATTTTGGCGATGGCGACGAAGCGCACATGGTTTACCAGTTTAGCCTCCCTCCCCTCTTGTTACATGCCTTACATACGGGTAATTCAAGTTATTTGACAACCTGGGCAAAAAGCTTACCTCAACTTGACGGTGATAAGACTTTTTTCAATTTTACCGCTTCTCACGACGGTATTGGAGTTCGTCCGCTGGAAGGACTTTTACCCGACAACGAGAAGAACACTTTGGTGGAAAATATGAAAGGTTTTGGCGGTATGGTAAACTACAAATCCAACCCTGATGGCAGCCAAAGTCCATATGAGTTGAACATTACCTATTTTGATGCACTTAAAGGCACCCACAAGGGCGAAGACGACCTACAGGCTGAACGATTTCTGGCTTCGCAGATATGTATGATGAGTTTGGCAGGCGTTCCGGCATTTTACATTCACAGTTTAACTGCCACTCCAAATTATTACGAGGGAGTTGAAAAAACACAGCACAACCGCACCATAAATCGCCGCAAATGGCAGCTGGATGAATTGGAGGATGTGTTAAATAGCGATACGCCACAGAAAAAAGTATTTGAATCGTTACAACAACTTATTCTGTTACGGAAAAAACAGGTGGCTTTTCATCCGAATGCCGGCCAGGAAATTCTGGATTTTGGAAGCGATTTGTTTGTTCTGAAACGTGAGGCAAAAGATCAACAAATATTGGTGATAATCAATCTCAGCGATGAAGAAAAGGAAATTGATATTCCGGATGCATTTACTCTTGATTTGATCTCAGATTCAGCTGTTGATTCAGGCACACTAACAGCTTACCAGTGTTTATGGTTGGTTAAAAGCTAA